Part of the Sphingorhabdus pulchriflava genome is shown below.
AGCCTCTTCCCTGTTTTTGGATCGCGCAACCGGGATCGCACAAAAAAGCGAGCCGACCCAAAGCGCAATTGCAACATACCATGTTTCTGCCGACCAGTAGCCCATAGTTCAGTCCTTCAATAATACCTGACGAACAATCCTTCTGATTGCCTCGGGTCTAGAAGGTTGATCTGGCTGGCTTGTAGCCCAGCTGTCAATGGCTTCGAGTTCTTTAGGTTGAAGTCGAACGCCAACCATGGTGCCAAGACCAGTTGCTGGGCGGCCCCTTCTTTTTTTGTTATCGTTAATTATTGACGATGCCATTATTTTGCGATAACGCAAAAAAACAGGCCGGGCAAGCGCGCCAACGCAAACCCGGCCCTAACCTGAAACATTGGAGTACACCAATGCCACAAGCTGAAACTGCCTTTAGCATTCGTTCGGGAATTGGGGCACCCGATATTTTTCGGGCGCTTATCGGTGCTCCGGAGGATCGCCTTGAACGGCTTTCCAGCAAAGCGATGCTGGCCAAGAATTTTTTGGGCACGGTTATCGATCATCCGACAGTGAAGGGTGACGATGAACTGGCCTGCCTTTTGTTGACGCTGCACGATCAGTTGGACGGGATGGAGGCAATTGCCGAAGGCCTGCATGCGCTGGAGATGGCGGCATGAACGCGCTGGCGATGCAGAATTTTGGATTTGGCGATCAGCTGGTTCGTGTGATTGATCGAGAAGACTCGGTCTGGTTTGTAGCAAATGATGTTTGCGGGGCGCTGGAACTCAGCAATCCGCGCGATGCAGTTGGCAGGCTGGAGGATGACGAGCGGGATGATGTCGGTATTACCGACGCCATCGGTCGCAACCAGAAAACAACGATCGTTTCGGAGAGCGGGGTCTATGCCCTGATCTTTACGAGCAGGAAGCCTATTGCGAAGGAATTTCGCAAATGGGTGACGGGGCAGGTGCTGCCGAGCATTCGGCGGACTGGCAAGTACGAGGTTGAGTTGACCAACCAAGTCCCTGCCCCGTCAGACGCGCTGGATTTTGTAGAAAAGGTGCGCGCTGGCCTGCAAATGGTGCGAGAGGCGCGGATTGTTTTTGGCATTGCGGCCGCGCGGCGTGCGTGGGTGCTGGCGGGATTGCCCGATGTTTCGGATGATCCGACCGTGCATGCGCATCAGTTGCTGGATGCCAGGGCGCAATCGGTGGCCAAATGGTTCGCTGATCGGATGGAAATGACCGAGTCCGGGCGGGAAAGCGCCATGCGGCTGTATATGGATTACACCAAATGGTGTGATGAAGGCGGGGAGGACCCGACAACATTGACCATGTGGGGCAGGGCGATGCACGATATGGGCATGGAAAAAATGCCCAACCGTCGTGGGTCGATTGAATATCTGGGGGTCAGGCTGAAGCCCTGACCTGATTTCGACAATCTTAATTTTCACAGGCTGCGGGCATCCTGCCCGCGGCCCAAAGGCAATTCCGCCAAGGGAGCAAGTCAATGGCCGCAGCAAACCGCGCGATCAACATGCCACTGCGCGTGCAGGGGCTGGATGGCGTTGTTCGTGATTTCAAAAAGGTCGGCGATGCTGGGGCGACCAATTTTCAAAAGATCGAAAATGCGGCCAACAAAGCGAACAAGGCGACCAGCAAGGCTGGGGTGCCAAAGGCTGGCGCATCTCTAGCAACACCTAAAGCACTTGGCGCAGGTGTTCCGGAAACCAATCGATCAGCAGAAATCCTTATTCAAAATCTGGATGATGCAACTTTGGCCGGTGGCCGTATGGGTGGTATGCTGACGGGCCTTGG
Proteins encoded:
- a CDS encoding Bro-N domain-containing protein, which gives rise to MNALAMQNFGFGDQLVRVIDREDSVWFVANDVCGALELSNPRDAVGRLEDDERDDVGITDAIGRNQKTTIVSESGVYALIFTSRKPIAKEFRKWVTGQVLPSIRRTGKYEVELTNQVPAPSDALDFVEKVRAGLQMVREARIVFGIAAARRAWVLAGLPDVSDDPTVHAHQLLDARAQSVAKWFADRMEMTESGRESAMRLYMDYTKWCDEGGEDPTTLTMWGRAMHDMGMEKMPNRRGSIEYLGVRLKP